In Eschrichtius robustus isolate mEscRob2 chromosome 11, mEscRob2.pri, whole genome shotgun sequence, the following proteins share a genomic window:
- the RNASEH2C gene encoding ribonuclease H2 subunit C — translation MGSRQTMESSDGEAIDKRRVHLRPVTLRDPAPVLLHLLPCEVLVNRPAPVGLFFTPAIRQGPDGLEVSFRGRSLRGEEVVVPPGLVGYVMTEEKGEVLLGKQDFSEGLQDDEQEEQELVEPPEALERDFDRFIGATASFSSFTLWGLETIPGPDARVRGALTWPSLAAAIHAQVPED, via the exons ATGGGGTCGCGACAGACAATGGAAAGCAGCGACGGGGAAGCCATCGACAAGCGCCGCGTCCACCTGCGCCCTGTTACGCTGCGCGATCCCGCCCCCGTCTTGCTGCACCTTCTGCCCTGCGAAGTTCTGGTTAACCGGCCCGCCCCCGTGGGGCTCTTCTTCACCCCGGCCATCCGCCAGGGTCCCGACG GACTGGAAGTGTCGTTCCGGGGCCGCAGTCTACGCGGCGAGGAGGTGGTGGTGCCGCCCGGCCTCGTGGGATATGTGATgacagaagagaagggagaggtgTTGCTGGGGAAGCAGGACTTCTCGGAGGGTTTGCAGGATGACGAGCAAGAGGAGCAGGAACTGGTGGAGCCCCCGGAGGCGCTGGAGCGCGACTTC GACCGCTTTATCGGAGCCACAGCCAGTTTCAGCAGCTTCACCCTGTGGGGCCTGGAGACTATCCCCGGTCCCGATGCCAGAGTGCGTGGGGCCCTAACCTGGCCCAGCCTCGCTGCAGCG ATTCACGCACAGGTACCCGAGGACTGA
- the AP5B1 gene encoding AP-5 complex subunit beta-1, translating to MGPTSRETWAQRLGTFRASPSAFMAGPEGEDLDRHLLSDLRSEKLSEPTKVSLLALSLEYPAQLWPDAPAAEAAATSLLDTLVLLPPRPSALRRPLLLAATTALAAGGALGPTSGASRRLLPLLLGLASGRDLGRSFGPASEQRPLQATAWECLRELESCKPGLLGGCLGLLRGLLGQEGPVQPLSLLLALALRNALVIQARARVGLQGLLVAGDSPTEGGSWNWMLAEEGDAHLQPQAPSWPAAEGGECCLATLELSPEEARELRAAVAQLLDASYLLTPVAQAQLLWLLGWALRGLRGQPPVLFKPQLVRLLGTAQLTLLHAVLALKAAFGEALFTAQDEALLLRRLTLAAQHPALPLPAHLFYLHCLLNFPENWPLGPAGEEAAPLLLGSQLCRGLLPSLLHDPMDLLARLYLLCLLCVEDEEKEEKGQDQSPRRYLEELLAGLRQRAALGGGPRALATLCFQASYLVARCLAGQPAVLTPLTHGLAQLYRARPALAPHFVDLLDRVGPELGEPLKVVLRREVVSRPGRDEALRWHLQMLARVADGDAQSATLGFLQAAAARCTDWGLQQALLQVCRALLRAGVGGGLADLLQVLARQLEDPDGRDHARLYYILLAHLEEPKLGVALGPSLAAPALASSLVAENQGFAAALMVQEAPAPIRLSVGPHRAKGPAPVLQLQVEVLEQVYSLELRFRVERQLYAPLGAVHVPCLCPGRPIRPLLLPLQPRRPAPARLAVRALYTTPSGLTCHAHLPPLLVNFADLFLPFPQPPEGAKLGFFEELWDSCLPKGTESRLWCPLGSHGLEALVSRHLEPFVVVAQPPTSYLIAIRLPPDSRLLLRLEAAQADGVPVALRTDDWAVLPLVGDYLRGLSAAG from the exons ATGGGGCCCACGAGCCGGGAAACCTGGGCCCAGCGCCTGGGCACCTTCCGGGCCAGCCCGTCCGCCTTCATGGCAGGTCCTGAGGGTGAGGATCTGGATCGTCACCTGCTGAGCGACCTGAGGAGTGAGAAGCTGAGCGAGCCGACTAAG GTTTCCTTGCTGGCTCTGAGCTTGGAGTACCCAGCCCAGCTGTGGCCGGACGCTCCTGCGGCCGAAGCAGCTGCCACCTCCCTGTTGGATACCTTGGTCCTTCTACCCCCGCGGCCCTCGGCTCTGCGGCGGCCCCTTCTGCTGGCGGCCACCACAGCCTTGGCGGCAGGAGGTGCGCTGGGCCCCACCTCGGGAGCCTCCCGCCGGCTCTTGCCGCTGCTGCTGGGCTTGGCCTCGGGCCGCGATTTGGGGCGAAGCTTTGGCCCTGCCTCGGAACAGCGCCCCCTGCAGGCCACAGCGTGGGAGTGCCTGCGGGAGCTGGAGAGCTGCAAGCCTGGGCTGCTGGGGGGCTGTCTGGGGCTGCTGCGGGGCCTGCTGGGGCAGGAGGGCCCTGTACAGCCACTCAGCCTGCTGCTGGCACTTGCCCTGCGAAACGCCTTGGTGATACAAGCCAGGGCCAGGGTGGGCCTGCAGGGCCTGCTCGTGGCTGGGGACTCTCCCACTGAGGGTGGTTCCTGGAACTGGATGCTAGCTGAGGAGGGTGATGCGCACCTTCAGCCCCAGGCACCCAGTTGGCCAGCAGCTGAGGGGGGGGAGTGTTGCCTTGCCACGCTGGAGCTCAGTCCTGAGGAGGCCCGGGAGCTGCGGGCTGCTGTGGCCCAGCTTCTGGACGCCTCCTACCTGCTCACTCCTGTGGCCCAGGCCCAGCTTCTGTGGCTGCTGGGCTGGGCCCTGCGGGGTCTTCGGGGACAGCCACCAGTGCTCTTCAAGCCACAGCTGGTACGGCTGCTGGGCACAGCACAGCTGACGCTGCTGCACGCCGTTCTGGCTCTGAAGGCGGCCTTTGGTGAGGCACTGTTCACAGCCCAGGATGAGGCCTTGCTGCTTCGCCGGCTCACCTTGGCTGCCCAGCACCcggccctgcccctgcccgccCATCTCTTCTACCTGCACTGCCTCTTGAACTTCCCTGAGAACTGGCCGCTGGGCCCCGCAGGCGAGGAGGCTGCCCCGCTATTGCTGGGGTCCCAGCTATGCCGTGGCCTCCTGCCCAGTCTTCTGCATGACCCGATGGACCTCTTGGCCCGCCTGTATCTGCTGTGCCTGCTCTGTGTGGAAGAcgaagaaaaggaggagaagggCCAGGATCAGAGCCCCCGGCGGTACCTGGAGGAGCTACTGGCTGGCCTGCGGCAGAGAGCAGCCCTGGGTGGTGGCCCCCGGGCCTTAGCCACTCTTTGCTTCCAGGCCTCATACCTCGTTGCTCGCTGCCTGGCCGGGCAACCTGCGGTGCTGACACCCTTGACCCACGGACTGGCCCAGCTGTACCGAGCCCGGCCTGCACTGGCTCCCCATTTCGTGGATCTCTTGGATCGGGTGGGCCCTGAGCTGGGGGAACCCTTGAAGGTGGTCTTGCGGCGGGAGGTGGTATCCAGGCCAGGCAGGGATGAGGCCCTTCGTTGGCACCTGCAGATGCTGGCAAGGGTGGCAGATGGGGATGCCCAGAGTGCCACCCTCGGCTTCCTGCAGGCTGCAGCTGCCCGCTGCACGGACTGGGGCCTCCAGCAGGCCCTCCTGCAGGTCTGCCGGGCCCTGCTGCGGGCAGGTGTTGGGGGAGGCCTGGCGGACTTGCTGCAGGTCCTGGCCAGGCAGCTGGAGGACCCTGATGGGCGGGACCACGCGCGCCTCTACTACATCCTCCTGGCCCACCTGGAAGAGCCCAAGCTGGGGGTGGCCCTGGGCCCCTCCCTGGCCGCACCTGCACTGGCCTCTTCACTGGTGGCCGAGAACCAGGGCTTTGCTGCAGCGCTGATGGTGCAGGAGGCCCCGGCCCCGATTCGGCTAAGCGTGGGTCCCCACAGAGCCAAGGGCCCGGCCCCAGTGCTGCAGCTCCAGGTGGAGGTGCTGGAGCAGGTGTATTCTCTGGAACTGCGCTTCCGTGTGGAAAGACAGCTCTATGCACCCTTGGGGGCTGTGCACGTGCCCTGCCTGTGCCCCGGCCGCCCCATCCGCCCTCTGCTGCTGCCTCTGCAGCCCCGACGCCCGGCTCCCGCGAGGCTGGCTGTGCGCGCCCTGTACACCACACCCAGCGGCCTCACCTGCCACGCTCACCTGCCACCCCTTCTTGTGAACTTCGCTGACCTCTTTCTGCCTTTCCCCCAGCCCCCCGAGGGGGCCAAGCTGGGCTTCTTTGAGGAGCTCTGGGACTCCTGCCTGCCAAAGGGCACCGAGAGTCGCTTGTGGTGCCCTCTCGGGTCACACGGGCTGGAGGCATTGGTGTCCCGCCACCTGGAGCCCTTTGTGGTGGTGGCCCAACCCCCGACCAGCTACCTTATAGCCATCCGTCTGCCCCCAGACTCGCGGTTGCTGCTGCGGCTGGAAGCAGCCCAGGCGGACGGAGTGCCTGTGGCCCTGCGGACTGATGACTGGGCCGTGCTGCCTCTTGTGGGGGACTACCTCCGGGGGCTGTCAGCGGCTGGCTGA
- the OVOL1 gene encoding putative transcription factor Ovo-like 1: MPRAFLVKKPCVSTCRRNWSELPDEERGEIYVPVSLGFCPPQPYREPEPSVAEPPSCPLALDMSLRDSSYSGTPGPCVVAQLPSEDTSRLADPQSRDHGFLRTKMKVTLGDTPSGDLFTCHICQKAFTYQRMLNRHMKCHNDVKRHLCTYCGKGFNDTFDLKRHVRTHTGVRPYKCSLCDKAFTQRCSLESHLKKIHGVQQKYAYKERRAKLYVCEECGCTSESQEGHVLHLKEHHPDSPLLRKTSKKVAVALQDTVTSLLQSSHHL, translated from the exons ATGCCCCGCGCGTTTCTGGTGAAGAAGCCGTGCGTCTCCACGTGCAGGAGGAACTGGAGCGAGCTCCCCGACGAGGAGCGCGGCGAGATCTACGTGCCAG TCAGCCTAGGCTTCTGCCCACCACAGCCCTACAGGGAGCCAGAGCCATCAGTGGCCGAACCCCCTTCTTGCCCCCTGGCTTTGGACATGAGCCTTCGGGACTCCAGCTATAGTGGGACCCCAGGGCCCTGCGTGGTGGCCCAGCTGCCCTCCGAAGACACAAGCCGCCTGGCAGACCCACAGAGCAGGGACCATGGCTTCCTGCGCACCAAGATGAAG GTGACCCTAGGGGACACTCCCAGTGGAGACCTCTTCACCTGCCACATCTGCCAGAAGGCCTTCACGTACCAGCGCATGCTGAATCGCCACATGAAGTGTCACAACGACGTCAAGAGGCACCTCTGCACTTACTGCGGGAAGGGCTTCAACGACACCTTCGACCTGAAGAGACACGTGCGCACCCACACTG GCGTGCGGCCCTACAAGTGCAGCCTGTGTGACAAGGCCTTCACGCAGCGCTGCTCTCTGGAGTCTCATCTCAAGAAGATCCACGGCGTGCAGCAGAAGTACGCGTACAAGGAGCGGCGGGCCAAGCTGTACGTGTGCGAGGAGTGCGGCTGCACGTCCGAGAGCCAGGAGGGCCACGTCCTGCACCTGAAGGAGCACCACCCTGACAGCCCGCTGCTGCGCAAGACCTCCAAGAAGGTGGCCGTGGCCCTGCAGGACACCGTCACCTCCCTGCTGCAGAGCAGTCACCACCTCTGA